TCAAGCATAAAAGTTTGGAAACACAGCTGGATTGGAAACAAAAAGCCTTCTCAGCTCTCTTAATACAATCAGCACCTAAACAGCAATGAAACAGTTCAGTATCCGATTCATCAAGATAGTAAACAATGGAATATGCAGAAAATCAGTCAATTCTTTAACCAATAAGAAAGAAATGCCATTCAAGAAATAAGATTTACTGGAGGCACAAAAGATGGAATTCATTGGAGCTTAAATAGAAATGGTATGTTCTCAGTTCAATCCACATACAAGGCTTTAATTCAAGAAATTAATGGCAACAATGTTAGCAAGGAGGATCAGAAGTTTTGGCTGAAGATATGGCATCTAAAACTCCCATATAAACTAAACCTATTCTTATTGAGATGCCTAAAAGAAAATTTTTTCAAACAAGAGGTAGAATTGGAAGATACTCTCGGCTGGATGATTACAACTGCCCCTTCTGTGCTCAAACCATGGAAACATATGCTCATCTTCTTATGAAATGTAACCTAGCTAAATCTGTTTGGTTTGCCATCCTACCAGAAGCCATGCACTCTCAACAAAATTTCAATTCCTTACAAGACTGGATCAAATATTGGTCCCAAGAGCAGAGTATCATCTCCTTCAATAATGAACAGAGTTTATTGCTAGCCACAGTCATAATGTGGCAAATCTGGAAACATAGATGCATAAAAGTCTTTGAAAACAAAGACACTCATCCAAACAAAATCATTATGTGCATCAAGAATTTTTGCTTGAAGTATAATATCTTATCTCATGGCACTAACAATAACTGCAGGGTTGGAGTGTTGAAACCAAAGAAGAAATGGGAAAAACCCCTTGTTCAATGGAAAAaactgaactttgatgctgcTTTTGATAAAGAAACTAAAACTTGTGGAATTGGTATAATTTTAAGAACTTGTGCAGGAAGATGCTTGGAGGCCATGGTGAAAGTGACAAGTGCAAGAGACTCAGAACAAGCTGAAGGTCTAGCTTTGTTAGAAGCAGTAGAATGGATCAAGACTAAAGCTTGGAGCAACATTATCATTGAAGGTGACTGCAAAACGATCATTGAGGCTGTGACTTCAAATTTTGGAAATGTTTTATGGCAGGATCATAACCTTCTTTCGGATATTAGTAGAATAATTGAATCTCTTAGTAATGTTGAATGTACTTTTATTCCTAGACTAGTAATGAAGCGCCAGATGGGCTAGCCAAGAAATATGCTTGTAATCAAGTGTGGTCAGAGCAACCACCTAGATGCATCCACTTTATTTTAGAGATGGATAACTCTGTGTGACTGTTTTTCCTTCAATAATGAATTTATCTttatgatcaaaaaaaaaaaaaaaaaaaaagctatctAGGAGAGGTATATTCCATGTTGCTGAATCTGAGATGATTAGTTCATCCACAGTCTCATAGAACCTGTGCACATCATTCATTGGGATGGGTGGATGATTCAAGCTTGGAACCCACCTGTCCTTCCAGATTCTGGTTTTCCTGCCATTATTAATTTCCATGAAATAATTATCTTGGATGATCTTCAGACCTTTGGTGATGCCATTCCACATATATGAGGAGTTCTTAGCTTCAATATTTTGATGAAGAATATTCCCATATTTGAAGTATTTACTCCCAAGTATCTGTACTCAAAGTTGACCCTCTTCAGTACATACCCTCCAAGCAAGCTTTGTGAGTAAAGCAAGATTTAATTTTTCCATGTCTCTCAAAGCCAGACCTACATGGAGCACAAACTTGTTTCTGCAATTTAATAACAAGATAATTGAAAAAATTCAAAAGGGAAACAAATAAAGTATTACAACCTCAAACGCTTAAAAGAAGaaggggaaaaaaaaaaaacttgctttGAGTTTACCTAGATATCTCACTTGCCCAATTTGACAGGATGTAAAGAGGAGTTATTCCTATTTCCTAAGTAAGGTCCATGCATTCCCTTCCCTTTCAAATGAGCAAGAAATCAAATGGTTTGAATTGTCTTGCCAAGACCCATTTGATCTGCCAGAATACCGTTAGGTCCATTCTGCCACAGTGAAATCATCCATTACACACCTTTGAACTCCAGTCATGGATTAATGAGATCATCAGGTACTGAGTATTGCAATGCCTCTAGTTCTGCCATGGTTAATTGAATGAAAAAGAAATCGACAACAGAAAGCATAGAGCTCAAagatcaaaatttgattaaacaaAAACATAAATAGAGAACAATATTAGTATGGTCACTAACCGCATACAATTCTCTCCAGCAAAAACAGTAGAAACTCAATATATTGTGAACTAAAACAATTAAACCTCAGGTAACTATAAATTAAGAGAAGTGAATGCCTGCTTTGTTGAACAAAGAAAGAAGGTACAAAAAATCCACTTGTGTGAGCTTTGAAGACCTCTTCTCCTCAAAATCTCCTTGCTTAAGTATCCCAATAATTTTAGCCTTAAAATCAGATCCATCTCCCCCTGCCTCGTCATCCTCTTCAACCTCCATTTCATCATCTTTTCCATCGTCAATTTCCATGCTCATATCTTCACTagtatcacctaatgctgaaacaTCCATTTCCCCTGCCATGTCTTCAGATGATCCTTTCAGTGCTTGGAGTGTTTTGTAGTTCTTCTCCAGCAACGAGAGTACTGATTTCTGCCTGAAAACTGAGCCCAGAGTCTTATTCTTGCGGTTAAAACAAAGGCGGATTAACCCATCCCACTCCTTGAAATTTACAGGAGGAAGTGGTTTTCTAGGTTCAATTCTGACCACAGAAGAGTCGACTTTAGGGGGAGGCCGAAAATTGTTTTTCCCTACTTTGAGGAGATGGGAGATACGGGATAAGAGTTGAGTGTTAACTGAAAGGCGACAATAGAGATTGTCACCTGGCTGGGCTACCAATCTCATGGCAAATTCTCTCTGAAACATTATAACTGCACACCTAAAAACAGGTCTATGTGCGAGTAACTTAAAGGTGAGAGGAGAAGAGATTTGATAAGGAATGTTGGCAACACAAATATCGAAGTACGGCAAATCAACCTTAAGCACATCTCCTTGTATAACCTGTAAACATTAGAATCGCAAATAGAAATAAGTTCAGTTTCATTGATCCTTCCACCAACTCATCCCACGACCTTTCAAATAATTTACCCACCAAAAGTAAGAGGTTCAAATATCATTTGTATATATGCTAACAACGCTATAATACAGATAAGACAGAAAGCAAGCAAGAAGATACAAATAATGTCAGATTAAATTAAAAAACTGAGATAACCAAGCATAGTCTCTGCATATAAGCTTTTTTGTTTGACATTATATAAGCTTGTAAAATGTGAGAAGTGAGGAATCTTGAGCACTAGTTGAATTGATCAGAACAAAAGTGGACTAAATAAATAAACAGGATAccccaacaaaaatcattgtccaCAAAATAGAACTGCAGATTCAACAAAGATGGATGGATATGGAAATTCAAAGAAGGGTTAATCACCCACTAACTACTAGTTAAGCTTTCACCATGCCCCGTCGGTATAATCAAACAGGAACACATGTTTAAACCATGTATAATCAAACAGAAACACATGTTTAAACCATTCAGCCAAGAACATGAGACCCTCGACTAAAGAGATTACTCTCAGTCAAAAAAGTTAGCGTCCCTAAGCAAGAAGAAACTACAATTTCTTCGAATTTACTTCACTGTCACATAGAATTGGGTAGAAACTTTGacagtggcagcagcagcaggggttATACCTACTCTTCTAGAATTTAACTAAAGTAACAAAATTTCGGCTACTAAATACTCAAAAATAACCAAATTAAAATATAGGTTTACCTTCAATTGATTGGAAAAGGGAGTTCCTTGAAACCGACGTGTTAATTCAAGAACCATCCGAGGATCTAATTCAACAGCAATAACAGATTTACCCGCTTCAAGTAATTTCTTTGTAAGATTTCCAGTACCAGGACCAATTTCAAGAATAATATCAGTACTTTTGATTCCTGATTTCTGAACTATAGTATCAACTAACAATGGATTCTTCAATATATGTTGTCCTTTTGATTTGTGAAATGATATTCCACCTTGGTATTGTTTATTTGATCCTGCAGCTCTTGACGGTTTTTCTTTCCTCATTTTGCCTCCCGCCATTGTTGATGGGTGATATACCCAAACTTGATGTAATTACAAAATACTAATAACTCTGAGATTATAAACCTAAAGGAACAAActcagaattttttttcttgcGAAACCCTAATTCGGCGCGTGAAGAGTGAGACAGATGACGATCTTCTATGGTCGTGTTTTCATAGTGAGCTTTCGAGTCGTAAAACCGGCCCGAAAGATGTTACGGTCATTATTCAAACAGGCTTGCCCATAATAAAATGTTGTCTTTAAATAGTGAATGGCCCTTTTGTTTTACTTTGACTAAAAAAAGTTGGGAATGACTGATCTCAAATTTTGGTCGATAGATTTCCCATCTGACTTCCATCTGCTGCATGATTGGCCATGCCATCTGCTACCTGATTTCCTTTTCTATAATTATATTGGATTGCAGATTGCAGAATCTATTTCATTCTATTCTTTATTTGATCGACCATCCCCGAGATTTACCAAGGAGGAGCAGAGTGTGAGGTGATGAATCCGAGGAGGTTTTCTGAATCTGTATCGAATAGAACTTTCGGCCATTGCCTTTCCGTTGCGGTTCTGGAAACCAAATGATGAGCCCATGTTTCTGTTGTTAAGGTAGTTGTAATTCCTAGAGGTTGTGCCACAGCCATCACAGATCGTTCCTCTGAATCCTTGCAAATGAAACCCGCACCTGCAAAACCAGGGTAGCCCCTGGCAACCACATATGTGTTGATCTTTATCCAGCTTATGTTCGGGTAGACCATCCCACGGAGATTTTCGATATTCTTTTGGTGCTTCGGAGATGATTAGTTACCGGGGAGTCGCCTGGTAGCATAGGAGGTATTGAGTTTAGAGCTCTGGAattatcttgttgttgttttaGAGATCAAGCTAAGATTTCATCTAATGTTGTTTGTTTTTGGCGGTATACTAGCTCATTCATAGAGAACCATAAGGTCCATAGAGAAAAACAGAATGATGAGATGAAAGATATTGGTGCTGATTGTTGTAAGATCCGGGAAATGCTTGTCTAAGGAGTTATAATAATTGTGTGGTTATATTTGGAATTCGATGTGGATGTGAATCGAGTGAATAATATGTTCCAAGATGTAGCCTCCATTTGGCAGTGAAGTAGCAGATGATTCGCGGGTTCCGGATCATTGTTGCATTTGGGGCAGATGTTGGAGTTGGTCAGGTGTATGCGATTTAGTATAGAGAAGGTTTTTAATCCTTCGTTGATTGCTTTGCACAAGAAAAGATGAATTTATGGTGGACACGGTAACGTCCAAAGATTCGGTAGATGGGAAGGGGTTT
This genomic stretch from Papaver somniferum cultivar HN1 chromosome 5, ASM357369v1, whole genome shotgun sequence harbors:
- the LOC113282190 gene encoding ribosomal RNA small subunit methyltransferase-like, giving the protein MAGGKMRKEKPSRAAGSNKQYQGGISFHKSKGQHILKNPLLVDTIVQKSGIKSTDIILEIGPGTGNLTKKLLEAGKSVIAVELDPRMVLELTRRFQGTPFSNQLKVIQGDVLKVDLPYFDICVANIPYQISSPLTFKLLAHRPVFRCAVIMFQREFAMRLVAQPGDNLYCRLSVNTQLLSRISHLLKVGKNNFRPPPKVDSSVVRIEPRKPLPPVNFKEWDGLIRLCFNRKNKTLGSVFRQKSVLSLLEKNYKTLQALKGSSEDMAGEMDVSALGDTSEDMSMEIDDGKDDEMEVEEDDEAGGDGSDFKAKIIGILKQGDFEEKRSSKLTQVDFLYLLSLFNKAGIHFS